The genomic segment TTATCTGTGTATTTCGCAATCCGTTCGTCGATGGCCACCTTGCGCTCAACCACGCCATGGATGAGTTCCTCGGTGAACTTGCGACCGTCTTCGCCGACTTCCGATTGTGTTTCCCAGAACAGCGGCAGCGCCTCCTCTAATGATCCGCCGCTGAGATCAAATTGATAAAGGAATTGCACGGCCAACTCGCGCGCGATGCGGCGTTTCCCGTGCGGCTTTACAGGTTTTTCCATAACCGTGCCATTTCAATGGCGGTCAGGGCCGCCTCACGACCGCGATTG from the Verrucomicrobiia bacterium genome contains:
- the nusB gene encoding transcription antitermination factor NusB; translation: MEKPVKPHGKRRIARELAVQFLYQFDLSGGSLEEALPLFWETQSEVGEDGRKFTEELIHGVVERKVAIDERIAKYTDNWDLPRIAAVDRNILRLAMYEMLFRDDIPPVVSINEAVDIAKKFSTRESGAFVNGILDRLKADLTRPSRTAASAQ